In a single window of the Acetivibrio clariflavus DSM 19732 genome:
- the trpB gene encoding tryptophan synthase subunit beta, which produces MSLPDSKGFFGDYGGRFVPEKLEKVLDEVKEAFYQYKDDPEFIKELDYYFKYFVGRPNPLYFAKRLTEEIGGAKIYLKREDLNHMGAHKINNTLGQALLAKRLGKKRIIAETGAGQHGVATATACALFNMECIIYMGEEDTRRQALNVFRMELLGAKVVPVKTGTRTLKDAVDEALNDLVENYENTFYMLGSAVGPDPYPEIVKHFQSVIGRETKQQILELEGRLPDYLIACVGGGSNAIGMFAPFYDDKDVKMIGVEPAGKGLDTPDHAATLTAGTPGIIHGFKCYLLQDDKGEPLPVYSIAAGLDYPGVGPEHSFYKDSGRAQYVTVTDKEAIDAFLKLSKVEAIIPAIESSHAVSYGIKLAGTLDKDKIVVICLSGRGDKDVAEIARILGENK; this is translated from the coding sequence ATGAGTTTACCAGATAGCAAAGGTTTTTTTGGTGATTACGGAGGACGGTTTGTACCCGAAAAACTGGAAAAGGTTTTGGACGAAGTAAAAGAAGCATTCTATCAGTATAAGGATGACCCTGAATTTATAAAGGAACTTGATTACTATTTCAAATACTTTGTCGGCAGACCGAATCCCCTATATTTTGCCAAAAGACTTACAGAAGAAATCGGCGGTGCAAAAATCTATTTAAAGCGAGAAGACTTAAACCACATGGGTGCGCATAAAATTAACAATACCCTTGGACAAGCTCTCCTTGCAAAACGTCTTGGCAAAAAGAGAATAATTGCTGAGACCGGTGCCGGACAGCACGGTGTAGCTACCGCAACCGCTTGTGCTTTATTCAATATGGAATGTATCATATACATGGGTGAAGAGGACACCAGAAGACAGGCATTGAACGTGTTCAGAATGGAACTTTTAGGTGCAAAAGTTGTTCCTGTCAAAACAGGTACTCGTACACTTAAAGATGCAGTTGATGAGGCTTTGAATGATTTGGTCGAGAACTATGAAAATACCTTCTATATGTTAGGTTCTGCAGTAGGTCCGGATCCATATCCTGAAATAGTCAAGCATTTCCAATCGGTCATAGGTCGGGAAACCAAACAGCAAATCTTAGAGCTTGAAGGCAGATTGCCCGATTACCTCATTGCCTGTGTAGGCGGAGGAAGTAATGCTATTGGAATGTTTGCACCATTTTATGATGATAAGGACGTTAAAATGATTGGTGTGGAACCTGCCGGTAAAGGTCTTGACACACCCGATCATGCAGCGACATTAACTGCGGGAACTCCCGGTATCATTCACGGATTTAAATGTTACTTATTGCAAGATGACAAGGGAGAACCGCTTCCGGTTTACTCAATAGCCGCTGGACTCGACTACCCCGGTGTAGGTCCTGAACATTCATTCTACAAAGACAGTGGAAGAGCTCAATATGTCACTGTTACAGATAAGGAAGCAATTGATGCCTTTTTAAAACTTTCAAAAGTAGAAGCTATCATCCCTGCAATTGAAAGCTCCCATGCCGTATCTTATGGTATAAAGCTTGCAGGTACTCTTGATAAGGATAAAATTGTAGTTATCTGTCTTTCAGGTCGCGGAGATAAAGACGTTGCAGAAATTGCAAGAATATTAGGTGAAAATAAATAG
- a CDS encoding stalk domain-containing protein — MSRLIGKIVFCVLVLTACLGSVFYCEASDLKEQIFVTVKVNDQCIKMDTQPYIKSGRVYVPIRFVAEALGAKVDWNAEQNKVIISKKEDIEAEELNETVTEAVYADEKKSIQLTIGSNELIAYGEEKQMDAAPEIVNGRTMIPIRFVSENLDCNVIWSDLTYSVLIYKDDIAVPKELIEDRWYTDEDLIWLARIVHVEVKGLSINGKVAVANVVLNRVKSPGFPNTIYDVIFAKGQFPPAHKPGFKELVPSRDCIIAAKMALHGINNVGECLYFNNVPFKSNNVVLYKRIDGEYFYCKK; from the coding sequence ATGAGTAGGTTAATTGGAAAGATTGTTTTTTGTGTTTTGGTGCTTACAGCATGTCTTGGTTCGGTATTTTATTGTGAGGCTAGTGATTTGAAAGAACAGATATTTGTGACTGTTAAAGTAAATGACCAGTGCATCAAAATGGATACCCAACCCTATATAAAGAGCGGAAGGGTATATGTTCCAATACGTTTTGTTGCTGAAGCTTTAGGGGCAAAAGTGGATTGGAACGCTGAGCAAAACAAAGTTATAATTAGTAAAAAGGAAGATATTGAAGCTGAAGAATTGAATGAAACAGTTACTGAAGCTGTTTATGCAGATGAAAAGAAATCAATACAGTTGACGATTGGAAGTAATGAGTTAATTGCTTACGGTGAAGAAAAGCAAATGGATGCTGCGCCGGAAATAGTAAATGGACGTACAATGATACCGATAAGGTTTGTTTCTGAAAATCTTGATTGCAATGTAATATGGAGCGATCTTACCTATTCGGTGCTTATATATAAAGATGACATTGCTGTTCCGAAGGAATTAATTGAGGATAGATGGTATACCGATGAAGATTTGATATGGCTTGCCCGTATAGTACATGTAGAAGTAAAAGGATTATCCATTAACGGCAAGGTTGCTGTTGCCAATGTTGTATTAAATAGAGTAAAGAGTCCGGGTTTTCCAAATACAATATATGATGTAATTTTTGCTAAAGGACAATTTCCGCCGGCTCATAAGCCTGGGTTTAAGGAACTGGTACCTTCGAGGGATTGTATTATTGCTGCTAAGATGGCTTTGCACGGAATAAACAATGTTGGGGAATGTTTGTATTTTAATAATGTTCCATTTAAAAGTAATAATGTAGTTCTCTATAAAAGAATAGACGGAGAATACTTCTATTGCAAAAAGTAA
- a CDS encoding metal ABC transporter ATP-binding protein yields the protein MMREKHTACCQNSCHGLCCTKIENFGVTFGKTQVLKDVNLHIHCGELTALIGPNGAGKSTLLKSILGEVKHTGELKFMDAKGEKHDKPLIGYVPQHLSFDTGSPISVFDLFMSCLVKTPSWLYKPKGIRKKVEESLAKVKAEHLIDRRLGALSGGELQRVLLALALEPVPHLLLLDEPVSGIDQNGLEMFYNTLIELKENYDLSIILVSHDLDFVLRYADRVVLIKGTVLASGSPLEMSKNEMLLETFGMSWFKDYSDKNRGDSNQ from the coding sequence ATGATGAGAGAAAAACATACTGCATGCTGTCAGAATAGTTGCCACGGTTTATGCTGTACAAAGATTGAGAATTTTGGAGTAACTTTCGGGAAAACGCAGGTTTTGAAAGATGTTAATCTCCATATACACTGCGGAGAGCTTACGGCTCTAATTGGACCAAATGGTGCAGGGAAGAGTACTCTCCTAAAGTCTATTCTGGGAGAGGTAAAACATACCGGAGAGCTTAAATTTATGGATGCAAAAGGAGAAAAACACGATAAACCTTTGATAGGTTATGTTCCACAGCATTTGAGCTTTGATACCGGCTCTCCTATAAGTGTATTTGATTTGTTTATGTCGTGTCTTGTAAAAACACCTTCATGGTTGTATAAGCCAAAGGGAATAAGAAAGAAAGTGGAGGAAAGCCTGGCTAAAGTTAAAGCGGAACACTTGATAGACCGTCGCTTAGGTGCTCTGTCGGGAGGCGAACTTCAGAGAGTGCTGCTTGCCCTTGCATTAGAACCTGTTCCGCATCTTTTGCTTTTGGATGAGCCGGTATCCGGGATTGACCAAAACGGTCTGGAGATGTTTTACAATACTTTGATAGAACTTAAGGAAAACTATGACCTTTCCATAATTTTGGTTTCCCATGATCTTGATTTTGTTCTAAGATATGCCGACAGGGTAGTATTGATAAAAGGTACGGTATTGGCCAGCGGCTCACCTTTAGAAATGTCAAAAAATGAAATGCTGTTAGAGACTTTCGGAATGTCATGGTTTAAAGATTATTCCGATAAAAACAGGGGGGATAGCAATCAATGA
- a CDS encoding stalk domain-containing protein — MKLRYCSKLLFFRIFVLAMLVFGYSQSCMEVQAAAQTPNSITVTVDWDELKFDVPPQIIEGRTMVPLRAIFEALDAQVEWDGVTRTVTGYRKNTVVSLAVDSKIATLNGKKVELDVPAIIVSGRTLVPVRFISESLGAKVTWDARLRKVEILTQDVIQIPDSNFEKVIRRNIKKYTGELFTSDLKGIKVLEGREAGISNIEGIQYMKNVTHIYLEKNNISDISLLGSLKELKVLSLNENRITDITPLSSLKNLRVIYIHTNLLKDLTPLANLTDLEELYLGGNYIKDITPLSSLLNLKTLFLGDNQITDLTVLKNLKNLKHLDIYANPVLDITPLKALNHLEEVYIEYYNKQSALNEELYKKYEDMMKKAQEIVEKVVKPGMSDLEKELALHDYLVVHTNYDYENYISNTVPEEAHLPYGVLVNRVAVCDGFARTMQILLDMVGIESELVYGESYGENGWYGHAWNIVKIDGKYYHLDVTFDNIDKDGRKVEKDSITHKYFNISDRQISFDHRWDRSIYPACNNDSEHFTRVCELTGDRIIDGNTAYYIDEENNIINLDTENFTTSNLTSNKAERIVLCDGFIYYIHILNGDAKAIYRIKTDGTEEKKVYDGWAKYLKSDGRYVYFIDEDDRINRLTQSGSEIITNNSIVSALYLTQDYIIYKAYNWDSGGKLYRVNKATGESDRIGFDTPSGFSFSLDSGYLTYYYTPFERVVDDWIYYINENERNSLFKIRTDGTGRTRLNNSDSTIIEIYGDWMYYHNNSDQSKVYRVRIDGTENNIVG; from the coding sequence GTGAAATTGCGATATTGCTCGAAGCTTTTGTTTTTTAGGATATTTGTTTTAGCAATGCTGGTGTTTGGATATTCTCAAAGCTGTATGGAAGTCCAGGCTGCAGCACAAACACCTAACAGTATTACGGTTACAGTTGATTGGGATGAATTAAAATTTGATGTTCCGCCGCAAATAATAGAAGGAAGGACAATGGTTCCTTTGAGAGCTATTTTTGAGGCTCTGGATGCGCAAGTGGAATGGGATGGAGTAACCAGGACAGTAACCGGCTACCGGAAAAATACTGTTGTGAGCCTTGCGGTTGACAGTAAAATTGCCACTTTGAATGGAAAAAAAGTTGAACTGGACGTTCCTGCAATTATAGTGTCCGGGAGAACTCTGGTTCCTGTAAGGTTTATTTCTGAGAGTTTGGGTGCAAAGGTAACTTGGGATGCGAGACTGCGCAAAGTGGAAATATTGACCCAGGATGTAATACAAATTCCCGACAGTAACTTTGAAAAGGTAATCAGGAGAAATATAAAAAAGTATACAGGAGAACTGTTTACCAGCGATTTAAAAGGCATAAAAGTGTTGGAAGGAAGAGAAGCGGGTATATCCAATATTGAAGGTATACAATATATGAAAAATGTTACACATATTTATCTGGAAAAAAATAATATAAGCGATATAAGTTTATTGGGTAGCCTAAAGGAACTGAAAGTATTAAGCCTTAACGAAAATAGAATAACCGATATTACTCCCCTTTCTTCATTGAAAAATCTTCGGGTAATTTATATACATACCAATCTTTTAAAGGATTTGACACCTTTAGCTAATTTGACTGATTTGGAGGAATTGTATTTAGGCGGAAATTACATAAAAGATATAACACCTCTGTCGTCACTTTTAAATCTTAAAACCTTATTTCTTGGCGATAATCAAATTACCGATCTGACTGTGTTGAAGAACTTGAAAAATCTGAAGCATTTAGATATTTACGCTAATCCTGTGTTGGATATAACCCCTCTCAAGGCGCTGAACCATTTGGAAGAAGTGTATATAGAGTATTATAATAAGCAATCAGCACTTAATGAGGAACTTTATAAAAAGTATGAGGATATGATGAAAAAAGCGCAAGAAATAGTCGAAAAGGTTGTAAAACCCGGAATGTCCGATTTGGAAAAGGAACTGGCACTCCATGACTATTTGGTGGTACATACCAATTATGATTATGAAAACTATATTTCAAACACAGTACCTGAAGAAGCCCATCTACCTTATGGAGTTTTGGTTAACAGGGTTGCCGTGTGTGACGGTTTTGCCAGAACAATGCAAATTCTGTTGGACATGGTTGGTATAGAAAGTGAGCTTGTTTATGGAGAATCCTATGGTGAAAACGGATGGTATGGACACGCATGGAATATTGTAAAGATTGACGGAAAATACTATCACCTGGATGTTACTTTTGACAATATAGACAAAGATGGACGAAAAGTCGAAAAGGATTCAATAACGCACAAATATTTCAACATATCCGATAGACAAATTTCCTTTGACCATAGATGGGACAGAAGTATTTATCCTGCATGCAATAATGATAGTGAGCATTTTACAAGGGTATGTGAACTGACTGGTGATCGGATTATTGACGGAAATACGGCATATTATATAGATGAAGAAAATAACATTATAAATCTGGATACCGAAAACTTTACCACTTCAAATCTTACATCCAATAAGGCTGAAAGGATAGTTTTATGCGATGGTTTTATTTATTACATTCATATTTTAAACGGTGATGCAAAAGCTATTTATAGGATAAAAACCGACGGTACCGAAGAAAAGAAAGTATATGACGGATGGGCGAAATATCTTAAATCCGATGGGAGATATGTATACTTTATTGATGAGGATGACCGTATAAACCGATTGACCCAATCCGGATCCGAAATTATTACAAATAACAGTATAGTATCAGCATTATATTTGACGCAAGATTATATAATATATAAAGCTTATAATTGGGATTCAGGAGGCAAACTTTACAGGGTGAATAAAGCTACAGGAGAAAGTGATAGAATCGGTTTTGACACCCCGTCAGGTTTTTCCTTTTCCTTGGATTCCGGATATTTGACCTATTATTATACTCCTTTTGAAAGAGTGGTTGATGATTGGATTTATTATATCAATGAAAATGAAAGAAATAGTTTGTTCAAGATAAGAACGGACGGAACAGGCAGAACCAGATTAAACAATTCCGACAGTACTATAATAGAAATTTACGGCGATTGGATGTACTATCACAATAACAGTGACCAATCCAAAGTTTACAGGGTAAGAATTGACGGAACTGAAAATAATATAGTTGGCTGA
- a CDS encoding metal ABC transporter substrate-binding protein, producing MKLIRILPILLAAILILTSCGKTYSKNSNVDTEENGITIVTSFYPMYIFTKNITKDVNGVKVINMAEPKTGCLHDYQMTPSDMKKVEQADIMVINGAGLESFIEKIIKERPQLKIIEASKGLELLNGESSHESGDIEEDEHEEDSEQKDHEHSVNAHVWVSITGAIAEVKNIGEQLAAADPDNAEKYRKNTEEYVKKLEAQREKMLNALKGIENRNIVTFHEAFPYFAKEFDLNVIEIIETEEGSSPSAGELAGKIKKIKESNVKALFTDPQNVTNIVQTVSKETGIKVYELDPVVTGPEEPDLDAYIKAMDKNLDVLLEALK from the coding sequence ATGAAATTAATTAGGATTTTACCGATATTATTGGCAGCAATACTGATTTTGACTTCCTGTGGGAAGACTTACTCAAAGAATTCAAATGTTGACACAGAAGAAAACGGAATTACCATAGTAACATCCTTTTATCCTATGTATATTTTTACAAAAAATATTACGAAGGATGTTAATGGGGTAAAAGTAATAAATATGGCTGAACCGAAAACAGGATGTCTTCATGATTACCAGATGACCCCATCCGATATGAAAAAGGTTGAACAGGCAGATATTATGGTTATTAATGGAGCCGGACTGGAGAGTTTTATTGAAAAAATTATAAAAGAAAGGCCTCAGTTAAAAATAATTGAAGCAAGCAAAGGCCTTGAACTTCTGAATGGCGAAAGTTCCCATGAAAGCGGGGACATTGAAGAGGACGAACATGAGGAGGATAGTGAACAAAAAGACCATGAGCACAGTGTAAACGCCCATGTATGGGTAAGTATAACAGGAGCAATAGCTGAAGTCAAAAATATAGGTGAACAGTTAGCAGCTGCGGATCCTGATAATGCCGAAAAGTATCGAAAAAATACCGAAGAGTACGTTAAAAAGCTGGAGGCTCAAAGGGAAAAAATGCTCAATGCTCTAAAAGGTATTGAGAACAGAAATATTGTTACCTTTCATGAAGCCTTTCCATACTTTGCAAAAGAGTTTGATCTAAATGTAATTGAGATAATTGAGACCGAGGAGGGAAGTTCACCTAGTGCTGGGGAATTGGCCGGTAAGATAAAAAAGATAAAAGAATCCAATGTAAAGGCTCTTTTTACAGACCCGCAGAATGTAACAAATATAGTACAGACTGTTTCGAAGGAAACAGGAATTAAAGTATATGAATTGGATCCGGTAGTAACCGGTCCTGAGGAACCGGATTTGGATGCATATATAAAAGCAATGGATAAAAATTTGGATGTATTGTTAGAGGCGTTGAAATGA
- a CDS encoding metal ABC transporter permease, with protein MINFLYSLIDAILPFQWAELEFMKNALLAVLLVSAVFGILGTMIVNNKMAFFSDALGHGAFTGVAVGSIMGIFSPIHGAIAFSIAFSILITVVKNKSKTSTDTIIGVFSSIAISTGLLLLSVGGKNINKYSNYLYGDLLSITPSDLNLLLIAFVGVLLLWLLLFNKMLLISVNQSLARSRGINTVVVETIFTSAIAVIVTVGIQWVGLLLINSLLVLPAAAARNVSFNVRQYHLLSVLFALFSGISGLILSYYWNSTTGATIVLISAGIYFLTLALKNKVG; from the coding sequence ATGATAAATTTTTTGTACTCTCTTATAGATGCTATCTTGCCTTTTCAATGGGCAGAACTTGAGTTTATGAAAAATGCACTGCTTGCAGTACTCTTGGTTTCAGCTGTTTTTGGAATACTGGGTACAATGATAGTGAATAACAAAATGGCATTCTTTTCTGATGCTTTAGGACATGGTGCATTTACCGGAGTGGCTGTAGGAAGCATAATGGGAATTTTTAGTCCCATTCATGGTGCGATAGCTTTTTCCATTGCCTTTTCTATTTTAATAACTGTTGTTAAGAATAAGAGCAAAACCTCGACGGATACCATAATAGGCGTATTTTCCTCCATAGCCATATCCACAGGACTGCTTCTTTTATCGGTTGGAGGAAAAAATATAAACAAGTATTCCAACTATCTTTATGGCGATTTACTGAGCATAACACCCTCGGATTTGAATCTGCTGCTGATTGCCTTTGTTGGAGTACTTTTATTGTGGTTGCTGTTGTTTAATAAAATGCTTCTAATCAGCGTAAATCAGTCCTTAGCAAGAAGTAGGGGAATTAATACCGTTGTTGTTGAAACCATTTTTACATCAGCTATTGCTGTAATTGTTACTGTGGGAATCCAATGGGTTGGGCTGCTTTTGATAAATTCTTTATTGGTACTTCCTGCAGCAGCTGCAAGAAATGTTAGCTTTAATGTAAGACAGTACCATTTGTTATCAGTGCTCTTTGCTCTTTTTTCAGGTATATCCGGTCTTATCCTGTCTTATTATTGGAATTCTACTACAGGAGCAACTATAGTACTTATTTCAGCAGGTATATATTTCCTAACGCTTGCGCTTAAGAATAAAGTCGGATAA
- a CDS encoding ABC transporter ATP-binding protein yields the protein MIELKNITKTYSGTLKAVDDISITIQDGEIFGFLGPNGAGKTTTIKMITGILKPDSGSIKINGIDINENPTDAKKQFGFVPDDPNIFLRLKGIEYLNFMADVYEVSDSDRKQRIESLAERFEMSGALGDYIKSYSHGMRQKIVIMGVLIHNPPVWILDEPMTGLDPKSSFVLKEMMREHASKGNTVFFSTHILEVAEKLCDKVAIINKGKILFAGRLDEMREHFKTNQSLEKMFLELTENGQ from the coding sequence ATGATTGAACTTAAAAATATAACCAAGACCTATAGCGGAACTTTGAAGGCTGTTGACGATATCAGCATTACAATACAGGACGGTGAAATATTCGGTTTTTTAGGACCTAATGGTGCCGGTAAAACTACGACAATAAAAATGATAACAGGTATTTTGAAGCCTGACAGTGGAAGTATCAAAATTAATGGGATAGATATAAATGAAAATCCGACAGATGCGAAAAAACAATTCGGTTTTGTTCCCGATGATCCGAATATATTTTTAAGGCTGAAGGGAATTGAATACTTAAATTTCATGGCAGATGTGTATGAAGTTAGCGACAGCGACAGAAAGCAGAGGATTGAAAGTCTTGCTGAAAGATTTGAAATGTCCGGTGCTTTAGGTGATTATATAAAGAGTTATTCCCATGGTATGAGACAGAAAATTGTCATTATGGGTGTACTGATACACAATCCTCCTGTTTGGATTTTAGATGAGCCTATGACGGGGCTTGACCCTAAATCCTCCTTTGTTTTGAAAGAAATGATGAGAGAACATGCATCCAAAGGGAATACAGTGTTTTTTTCAACCCATATACTTGAAGTGGCTGAAAAATTGTGTGACAAAGTAGCCATTATAAATAAGGGTAAAATTCTTTTTGCAGGAAGGCTTGATGAAATGAGAGAACACTTTAAGACTAATCAGTCCCTTGAAAAAATGTTTTTGGAGTTGACGGAAAATGGACAATAA
- a CDS encoding putative ABC transporter permease subunit: MDNKLFILTKTLLKNGFGFKATGKKKVRQIIFALLIALCIVPYFTGIFYFVSSMYDSLKAINQEGVILSLGIAFTSFTILFFGIFYVINVFYFADDVENLLPLPLKPSAIIGSKFIVTVIYEYITEIFILLPLLIVYSYKSGATFMYYIYALLIFILVPVVPLSMASIIVMAIMRFTSIAKNRDRFKMVSGIIAMFTAVSFNIAIQRLASKTVDPSEVQEMFIRGQNSLVELVSRIFPGAKFAALSIVNNSDISGLINLLIFILINAVSFIIFLYIGEMWYFRGVIGISENAAKRKKVTSDDLSRVSIRQSVLKAYTIKELKLLFRTPIYFMNCVLINFILPVLMVLPFITQPQNGAELDSIRVLMRSGAFEGIIVTIGFAAAIIISTFNSITPTSISREGQNFYVNKFLPVSYKTQIMAKVLSGVIISFIGVVIALISAAVFLSIPVHLIFMIAVISLFGIVFTSFTGVLIDLFHPKLNWDNEQRAVKQNLNPVFNMFLALIFGGALIWASITYSFNAVSTCGIIFLVFGIADLVLYKVISTMGVKLFGDIEV, encoded by the coding sequence ATGGACAATAAGCTTTTTATTCTTACAAAAACTCTGTTAAAGAATGGCTTTGGCTTTAAAGCAACCGGAAAAAAGAAAGTTAGGCAGATTATTTTTGCCTTATTGATAGCTTTGTGCATTGTACCTTATTTCACAGGCATATTTTACTTTGTTTCAAGCATGTATGATTCTTTAAAAGCCATAAACCAGGAAGGTGTAATTCTAAGTTTGGGAATTGCCTTTACTTCTTTTACTATACTTTTCTTTGGAATATTTTATGTAATTAATGTATTTTACTTTGCTGATGACGTGGAAAACCTTTTGCCGCTTCCTCTGAAACCTTCAGCAATTATCGGATCAAAATTTATTGTTACGGTAATATATGAATATATTACAGAAATTTTTATATTGCTGCCGTTGCTCATTGTATATAGCTATAAAAGCGGAGCAACATTTATGTACTATATATATGCTTTATTGATTTTTATCCTTGTGCCTGTTGTACCATTGTCCATGGCCTCGATTATTGTTATGGCTATAATGAGATTTACCTCAATAGCTAAAAACCGAGATCGTTTCAAAATGGTTAGCGGTATAATAGCGATGTTCACTGCTGTTAGTTTTAATATTGCAATACAGCGTCTCGCATCGAAAACGGTGGATCCTTCAGAGGTCCAGGAGATGTTCATCAGGGGGCAAAATTCCTTGGTTGAGCTTGTATCAAGAATCTTCCCCGGTGCAAAATTTGCAGCACTTAGTATTGTTAACAACTCAGATATTTCAGGACTTATAAATCTTCTGATTTTTATTTTAATTAATGCGGTGAGTTTTATTATATTTTTGTATATAGGTGAGATGTGGTATTTTAGAGGTGTAATCGGTATTTCTGAAAATGCTGCAAAAAGAAAGAAGGTCACCAGTGATGATTTAAGCAGGGTCAGCATACGTCAGTCGGTATTAAAAGCTTATACAATAAAGGAGTTGAAACTTCTTTTTCGAACACCCATTTATTTTATGAACTGTGTTCTTATAAATTTTATTTTGCCCGTACTTATGGTTTTACCGTTTATTACTCAACCGCAGAATGGTGCTGAATTGGATAGCATCAGAGTGCTAATGCGTAGCGGTGCTTTCGAAGGCATTATTGTGACAATAGGATTTGCTGCAGCAATTATAATTTCAACTTTTAATTCCATAACTCCAACTTCTATCTCAAGAGAAGGACAAAATTTCTATGTAAATAAATTTTTACCGGTTTCCTATAAAACTCAGATAATGGCCAAAGTACTTTCCGGAGTGATAATATCTTTTATTGGAGTAGTTATTGCTCTTATAAGTGCAGCAGTATTTTTAAGCATACCTGTGCACCTGATATTTATGATAGCCGTTATAAGTCTGTTTGGCATAGTGTTTACTTCTTTTACAGGAGTATTGATTGATTTGTTCCATCCTAAACTCAATTGGGATAATGAGCAAAGGGCTGTAAAACAGAATCTCAATCCTGTTTTTAACATGTTTCTGGCATTAATTTTCGGAGGAGCATTAATTTGGGCCTCCATAACATATAGTTTTAATGCTGTTTCAACTTGTGGTATAATTTTCCTTGTTTTTGGAATTGCTGATTTAGTGTTGTACAAAGTTATATCTACAATGGGGGTAAAGTTATTTGGCGATATAGAGGTATAA
- a CDS encoding tyrosine-protein phosphatase translates to MIDIHCHIIFGVDDGPSTVKDSIRMILEAEKLGVNKIIVTPHYNKNIYKPDKILENFYNVKSRIRDFGIELFLGYEVFLVSSINDVFLQKYKYTLNKSKYLLFELPFDIMPVNINETLLKLHAEGIVPIIAHPERNIYFARNTQKFIDLIETGCLVQLDAASIVGIHGSNVKKFAKKLIDLNLVQFVASDAHKPEDYEVYKKSYDIVKNWAGKEYSDKIFAHNQEVIINPPVTQPDTKE, encoded by the coding sequence ATGATTGATATACACTGTCATATAATTTTCGGAGTGGATGATGGGCCTTCAACAGTTAAAGACTCGATAAGGATGATATTGGAAGCTGAAAAACTGGGAGTGAACAAAATTATTGTTACCCCCCATTACAATAAAAACATATATAAACCAGATAAGATCCTGGAAAATTTCTATAATGTAAAATCCAGGATTAGAGATTTTGGAATTGAACTATTTTTGGGCTATGAGGTGTTTCTGGTTTCTTCAATCAATGATGTGTTCCTACAAAAATACAAATATACGCTGAACAAGTCAAAGTATTTACTGTTTGAACTTCCTTTTGACATAATGCCTGTTAACATCAATGAAACTCTTTTAAAATTGCATGCTGAAGGAATAGTTCCCATTATAGCCCATCCTGAAAGGAACATTTATTTTGCAAGGAATACGCAAAAGTTCATTGATTTAATAGAAACAGGCTGCCTTGTTCAGTTAGATGCTGCAAGTATAGTTGGAATTCACGGTTCCAACGTCAAAAAATTTGCCAAGAAGCTTATTGATCTGAACTTGGTTCAATTTGTAGCTTCCGATGCCCATAAGCCGGAGGACTATGAAGTGTATAAGAAATCCTATGACATTGTTAAGAACTGGGCCGGAAAGGAATACAGCGACAAAATATTTGCCCATAATCAGGAAGTAATTATTAATCCTCCTGTCACTCAACCAGACACCAAAGAATAA